The following proteins come from a genomic window of Streptomyces sp. NBC_01716:
- a CDS encoding NADP-dependent oxidoreductase, whose translation MKAVALQQYGGPDVLRVHELPDRHAGPGEIRVRVRAAAVSPADTLIRTGVAAGLLQGPPPHIPGLDAAGVVDEIGAGTRTGLATGDHVVALVNPTRPAGGAYAEHVVLPAAFVVRAPRDAGHAQASTLPLNGLTARRALDLLGLAPGQVLAVTGAAGGVGGFAVQLAKAEGLTVVADASPADEALVSTLGADAVVRRGRDVAERIREAVPGGADGLLDAAAIGGTLPAALRDGGAMAVVRGPAEPASGTASGGRGITSHSVYVHTYDGRHDVLDRLARQAEDGALTLRVARTYPIDQAAEAHRDLERGGIRGRLVLDF comes from the coding sequence GTGAAGGCCGTGGCACTCCAGCAGTACGGCGGGCCCGACGTCCTGCGGGTGCATGAGCTGCCCGACCGCCACGCCGGTCCAGGCGAGATCCGCGTCAGGGTGCGTGCGGCGGCGGTCTCTCCCGCCGACACCCTGATCCGGACCGGCGTGGCGGCCGGACTGCTCCAGGGCCCGCCGCCCCATATCCCCGGACTGGACGCGGCCGGTGTCGTCGACGAGATCGGAGCGGGAACCCGTACCGGGCTCGCGACCGGCGATCATGTCGTCGCGCTGGTCAACCCGACCCGGCCGGCCGGCGGCGCGTACGCGGAGCACGTGGTCCTGCCGGCCGCGTTCGTCGTGAGGGCACCTCGCGACGCCGGCCACGCCCAGGCCTCGACGCTGCCCCTGAACGGGCTCACCGCCCGCAGGGCGCTGGACCTTCTGGGCCTCGCCCCCGGCCAGGTCCTCGCGGTCACGGGGGCGGCGGGCGGCGTCGGCGGATTCGCGGTCCAACTGGCCAAGGCGGAGGGCCTGACGGTCGTGGCCGACGCCTCCCCCGCCGACGAAGCGCTGGTGTCGACGCTGGGCGCGGACGCCGTGGTACGGCGGGGCCGGGACGTGGCGGAGCGCATTCGCGAGGCGGTCCCCGGCGGGGCCGACGGTCTCCTCGACGCCGCCGCCATCGGCGGCACTTTGCCGGCCGCGCTCCGCGACGGCGGGGCCATGGCGGTCGTACGCGGGCCGGCCGAGCCCGCGAGTGGTACCGCATCCGGCGGACGCGGCATCACCTCGCACTCGGTGTACGTCCACACCTACGACGGACGCCACGACGTCCTGGACCGACTGGCCCGGCAGGCGGAGGACGGCGCCCTCACGCTGAGGGTGGCCCGCACCTACCCCATCGACCAGGCCGCCGAGGCCCACCGCGACCTTGAAAGAGGCGGCATCCGGGGCCGCCTCGTCCTCGACTTCTGA
- a CDS encoding TetR/AcrR family transcriptional regulator, translated as MARTREFDTEAAVEAAMSVFRQKGFEGASIQDLVDATNVGRGSLYGAFGSKEGLYLAALDRYRERYAAPLSEMLTADMPARRLIREVMTGVVDEIVRDGSRQACLIVAGSMERAHREDEVRDRLRGTIESLEESLTQLITRAQAAGELAEDRSAVDTAQFLVMCLQGLRVIGAVRPDRTSLMATVDTALRCLN; from the coding sequence ATGGCACGGACCAGGGAGTTCGACACGGAGGCGGCTGTGGAGGCCGCGATGTCGGTGTTCCGGCAGAAGGGCTTCGAAGGGGCTTCGATCCAGGACCTCGTCGACGCGACGAACGTCGGACGCGGTTCCCTCTATGGAGCCTTCGGGAGCAAGGAGGGGCTTTACCTCGCGGCGCTGGACCGGTACCGCGAGCGGTACGCCGCCCCGCTGTCCGAAATGCTCACGGCGGACATGCCCGCCCGCCGGCTCATCCGCGAGGTCATGACCGGCGTGGTCGACGAGATCGTGCGGGACGGCAGCCGGCAGGCGTGCCTGATCGTGGCCGGGTCCATGGAACGGGCTCACCGTGAGGACGAGGTCCGCGACCGGCTTCGCGGCACGATCGAGTCGTTGGAGGAGTCCTTGACCCAGCTCATCACGCGCGCCCAGGCCGCCGGCGAGCTGGCCGAGGACCGCAGCGCCGTCGACACCGCGCAATTCCTGGTGATGTGCTTGCAGGGGCTGCGCGTGATCGGCGCGGTCCGCCCCGACCGGACGTCGTTGATGGCGACAGTGGACACCGCCTTGCGCTGCCTGAACTGA
- a CDS encoding Gfo/Idh/MocA family protein, whose protein sequence is MTTCPPNAIGVGIVEGSIGGWAALGHVPALRALPGYGLRAVSTSRRESAEAAAKEFGAAAAYDNHVDLIADPGVDLVVVAVRLAHHKEIISAALAAGKMVLSEWPLGVGLAEAEELAARAEQAAVRTAVGLQARFAPQVSYARDLVAQGYVGRVLGTTLVGSGIAWGPTTDRGHAYLYDDANGATTLTVPTVHALEAVHQVLGEFADLQARLVRGRTEVTLAEDGGTLPVTAADQVLITGTLDSGAAASVLYRGGVSRGDNLRWEINGTDGDLVLTSGLGNLQVAPLTLEGGRGDDEKVAELTVPEKYFGGAAAAVTGPAHNVAQLYAQFARDLAEGTRVAPDFAYALTRHRVVDAVENASATGVRQHFRATATGEEN, encoded by the coding sequence ATGACCACATGTCCCCCCAACGCGATCGGCGTCGGCATCGTCGAAGGAAGCATCGGCGGATGGGCCGCGCTCGGCCACGTTCCCGCGCTGCGTGCGCTGCCCGGCTACGGACTGCGAGCGGTCAGCACCTCGCGCAGGGAGTCCGCCGAGGCCGCCGCCAAGGAGTTCGGCGCCGCTGCCGCCTACGACAACCACGTGGACCTCATCGCCGACCCCGGCGTCGACCTGGTCGTCGTCGCGGTGAGACTGGCGCACCACAAGGAGATCATCTCCGCGGCGCTGGCGGCCGGGAAGATGGTCTTGAGCGAGTGGCCCCTGGGCGTCGGACTGGCGGAGGCCGAGGAACTGGCCGCGCGGGCCGAACAGGCCGCGGTGCGCACGGCGGTGGGACTCCAGGCCCGCTTCGCGCCACAGGTGAGCTACGCCCGCGACCTGGTGGCGCAGGGGTACGTCGGCAGGGTGCTCGGCACCACATTGGTCGGCTCGGGCATCGCCTGGGGTCCCACGACGGACCGCGGCCACGCGTACTTGTACGACGACGCCAACGGCGCCACCACCTTGACCGTGCCCACCGTGCACGCTCTGGAGGCCGTCCACCAGGTGCTGGGAGAGTTCGCCGACCTGCAGGCGCGGCTGGTCCGGGGACGTACCGAGGTCACCTTGGCCGAGGACGGCGGCACCCTTCCGGTCACCGCCGCAGACCAGGTACTGATCACCGGCACTCTGGACTCCGGCGCCGCCGCTTCGGTCCTCTACCGCGGCGGAGTCTCGCGCGGCGACAACCTGCGCTGGGAGATCAACGGAACGGATGGCGACCTGGTCCTGACGTCCGGCCTCGGCAATCTGCAGGTCGCGCCCCTCACGCTGGAGGGCGGCCGCGGGGACGACGAGAAGGTGGCCGAACTGACCGTGCCGGAGAAGTATTTCGGCGGGGCGGCGGCAGCCGTGACCGGCCCGGCCCACAACGTCGCGCAGCTCTACGCGCAGTTCGCCCGCGACCTGGCCGAAGGCACGCGTGTGGCACCCGACTTCGCCTACGCGCTCACCCGCCATCGCGTCGTCGACGCCGTTGAGAATGCGTCCGCGACGGGCGTACGCCAGCACTTTCGCGCCACCGCGACCGGCGAGGAGAACTGA
- a CDS encoding SDR family NAD(P)-dependent oxidoreductase: MSQQLQSKVVIVTGGTSGMGAAFARRAASEGATVVIGARDPARGEATTEEIGAMGGRAFFVRTDVTREEELSRLVDFAVSEFGGLHGAFNNAGGGDNQRTLGETDAAFWHNMIEANLTSVFYSLKYEIPAIAASGGGGIVNNASTAGAVGDASMPAYTAAKHGVVGLTRSASLDSAKEGVRVNALLTGLIDTPLWRTAVAAYPEIENLFLGQLPTGRAGSEEDVAAFTAFLLSDESTFINGAALAVDGGFTAR; the protein is encoded by the coding sequence ATGTCACAACAACTTCAGTCCAAGGTCGTCATCGTCACCGGAGGCACCTCCGGCATGGGCGCGGCCTTCGCCAGACGCGCGGCGTCCGAAGGCGCGACTGTCGTCATCGGCGCGCGCGACCCCGCACGCGGTGAAGCGACCACGGAAGAGATCGGAGCCATGGGCGGCCGGGCGTTCTTCGTGCGGACGGACGTCACGAGGGAGGAGGAGCTGTCCCGCCTCGTGGACTTCGCGGTCAGCGAGTTCGGGGGCCTGCACGGAGCGTTCAACAACGCGGGCGGAGGCGACAACCAGCGCACCCTTGGAGAGACCGACGCCGCCTTCTGGCACAACATGATCGAGGCGAATCTGACCAGCGTGTTCTACAGCCTGAAGTACGAGATCCCGGCCATCGCGGCGTCGGGCGGTGGCGGGATCGTGAACAACGCCTCCACAGCCGGCGCGGTGGGTGACGCGAGCATGCCCGCCTATACGGCGGCCAAGCACGGTGTGGTGGGCCTGACCCGCTCCGCCTCGCTCGACTCGGCGAAGGAAGGCGTCAGGGTCAACGCGCTGTTGACCGGGCTCATCGACACTCCTCTGTGGCGCACCGCCGTGGCGGCCTACCCGGAGATCGAGAACCTTTTTCTGGGACAGCTGCCGACCGGGCGGGCGGGCTCCGAGGAAGATGTCGCCGCGTTCACCGCTTTTCTCCTCAGCGACGAGAGCACGTTCATCAACGGCGCGGCGCTCGCCGTGGACGGCGGCTTCACCGCTCGCTGA